In the genome of Devosia rhizoryzae, the window AGCTCATGGAAGTGCGTGGCAAAGAGGGCGCGGCAGCCCGTGGTCTCGTGCAGAGCTTCGACGGCGGCCCAGGCGATGGAGAGGCCATCAAAGGTCGCGGTGCCGCGGCCGATTTCGTCCAGGACAACCAAGCTGCGACGCGTCGCACGGTTCAGAATTGCGGCGGTTTCGACCATTTCGACCATGAAGGTCGAGCGGCCATGGGCGATGTCATCGGAAGCGCCGACGCGGGAAAAGAGGCGATCGACGACGCCGATATGGGCGCTTTCGGCGGGGACGTAGCAACCCATTTGCGCGAGGATGGCGATCAGGGCGTTCTGGCGCAGGAAGGTGGATTTACCGCCCATATTGGGGCCGGTGACGAGCCAGAGCGATCCACCGCCTTCCCCTTCGCTGCCGGAAAGATCGGCGTGGTTGGCGACAAAGCTTTGGCCTTCGGTCTTGACCATGAGCTCGACCACGGGGTGACGGCCGCCCATAATCGCGAAGGCGAGGCTGTCATCGACCTGGGGGCGGCAATAGGCGCGGGTGGCGGAGACTTCGGCAAGGGCTGCGGTGACGTCGAGTTCGGCGAGGGCATCGGCGAGGGCCTGCAGCCCGAGCGTTTGCGCCAGGACCGCTTCGCGCAGGCGGGTGAAGATCGAAAGTTCTATGTCGAGCGCGGCGCCGTGGGCCTGGGCGATGCGCCCTTCAAGCTCGGCCAGTTCGGTGGTGGTGAAGCGCATGCAATTGGCAAGCGTCTGGCGATGGATGAAGGTTTCGCGGAAGGGCGCTTCAAGGAGCTTGGCGCCATGGGCGGCGGGCACCTCGACGAAGAAGCCGAGGACGCCGTTATGCTTGATCTTGAGCGATCGCATATCGGTTTCGTCCATCAGCCGCGCCTGGAGGGCGGCGACGACGGCGCGGGTTTCCGAGCCCAGCGCGCGTTCTTCGTCGAGGCGCCCGTCATAGGCCGGGCGGACGAAGCCACCATCACGGGAAAGGAGCGGGAGGTCGTCGTCGAGCGCCGCGGCAAGCTCGGTAGCGAGGTCGCGCGGCGCCGCGGCAAGGGTCGCGGTGAGCTTTTGGAGGTTTTCGGGCAGGTCCGGCTGGCGCCCAAGTTGCTCGGCCAGATCGAGCGCAGCCGCGATCGCCTCGCCGGCACAGGCGAGATCGCGGGGCCCACCGCGTTCTAGCGCCAGCCGGGAAAGAGCACGCGCAAGGTCGGGAGCGGCCTTGAGGTCGGTGCGAAGCCGGGCGCGCAGCAGCGTATCATCGACGAGCCGCGACACGGCATCGAGCCGGCGATTAATGGCCTTGCTGTCGCGCAGGGGCGCGGCGAGGCGGCTGGCAAGAAGGCGGGCGCCGGGAGCGGTGACCGTCAGGTCGATGGCGTGGCGCAGCGAGCCCTTGGATTGACCGCGCTGGGTCTGGAGAATTTCAAGCGAGGAGCGCGTTGCCGCGTCGATCGCCATCGTCGTGCCGGTCGCCTCGGTAACCGGGGGGCGCAAAGGGGCGCGACGGCCTTTTTGCGACTCGCCGACATAACCGACCAGCGCCCCGAGCGCCGCCCGGCTGGCGCGCGACAGCGAGGTCGGATCAAAGAGGTCCGCGGCAAAGGCCTGCCGCAGGAGGGGCATGGCGACTTCGCTATCCACCGTCTCGATGATGGTCGCGATGGGCAACCAGGCGGGCGGATAAAGATGCCGCTCGGTCAACAGAGCGCGCGTCGCGTCGGTGAGCAACAGTTCGGCCGGGTCGATGCGGGCCATTTCGTCGGCGAGTTCGGCGGCAGTGAGGTCGGCGACAAAGGTCTCGCCGGTGGAAATATCGGCCCAGGCGAGGGCAAAATCGGTCTCGCCGTGGCGCACCATGGAGAGTGCTGCAAGGTAATTGGACGACCGCGCATCGAGATGGTCGTCCTCGGTCAGGGTGCCGGGGGTGACCAGCCGGACGACGTCGCGTTTGACGACGGACTTGGAGCCGCGCTTCTTGGCTTCGGCGGGGTCTTCCATCTGCTCGCAGATGGCGACGCGGTGGCCGAGTTTGATCAGCTTGTTGAGGTAGTCGTTGGCGGCGTGGATCGGCACGCCGCACATGCCGATCGGCTGGCCCAGATGGGTGCCGCGCTTGGTGAGAACGATACCCAGGGCAGCGCTTGCGACCTCGGCGTCTTCAAAGAAGAGCTCGTAGAAATCGCCCATGCGATAAAACAGCAGGTAGCCGGGATTGACCGCCTTGATCTCGAAATACTGCGCCATCATCGGCGTCAGGCCCTGCGGCTGGGCGGTATCGATCGGCGTCTGATCCATCAAGCAGAAAGGTCCCGGCGGAAAGCCGAGACCTTATGACCTTCGATTAAAAAAACAACCGCCTGGGCCAAGCTTTGCCCCGCTAGTTGCTGGCCGTGCGGATCACCGATGCCGGTTCGACCAGTTTGCGGTAGAGATGCCAGGTGGCGTGGCCGAAGATCGGGAGAACCACGGCGAGGCCGACAAAGAGCGGCAGCGAGCCAAGGAAGAGGCCGGCACCGACGATCAGGCCCCAGGCGAGCATGGGCACGGGGTTGTGCATCACGGCCCGCATCGAGGTCTCGATGGCGACATAAGCGCCCACGTCGCGATCGAGCAGCAGCGGGAAGGCGATGACGGTGGTGCAGAGCACGACAAGGGCGAAGAGGGCGCCCAGCGCCGAGCCGGCGGCTAGGAGCGTCAGGCCACCGGGTTCGGACGTCACCTGGGTGAGAAGACCGGTTAGCGTACGGGGGGTGGAGGCGCCGAAGAGCGACTCGTAGAGCGCCTGGGCGCCGGTAAGCCAGAGGGTGAACAGGACCAAAAGCATGGCGCCGACGGCAAGAATGGAGCCGATGGCCGGGGAGCGGAAGACGCTCAGTGCCTCGCTCCAGCTCGTGTCCTCCCCCATCTCGCGCCGGCGCGAGATTTCATAAAGCGGGAGGGCGGCGATGGGGCCCAGGAGGGCAAAGCCACCCACCAGAGGATACAGCAGCGGCCAGGTGTGAAAACCTTCCATCCACACCGTCAGCACGATGCCGATGATCGGGTAGATCAGGATCAGCAGAATGTAGTGGCTGGGCTTGGCCCAGAAGTCGGCGGCGCCACGGCGCAGAACGTCGCTGAGGTCGTTGGTGGAAATGGTGCGGATCGCCGGCATGTCGAGCTTATCGCCGACACCGGCCATGATATGCATTCGGGCCATAAAGGTCTCTCCTCGGGTAAGGAGGCCGCAAGACCCGGCGTGGCGCCGATTGTGGCACGTGACGCAGAACCTGCGACCGCTACAAGGAAAAAGCCTACGCCTCGAGCCGGGGATTGTCGCCCCCGGCGCGAGAAATCGTGATCAGGCGGAGTAGCCGCGGCCGGCGACCAGTTCTTCGACTTCGTAGCGATCGCTTGCGTCGTGCTGCGGGCGATAGATGAAGTAGTCGAAATCGGCGGGGCTTGCGGTGCCGTTGAGGTCGTGGGCGGCGACGCCGACAAAGGCGCCGGTGAAGCTGCCATGGGCCTGGTGGCCGCCGCATTCGTCCGAAAGGATCGAGGCGTCGAAGACCGGGCCGATCGGCTGCAGCTCCTGCCCTTCAAGGGCATAGAAGAACTGGAGGGCCCGGCCGCGAATGGTCAAGGCCAGCTTGACCTTGCCCTCATTGGGGATATGCACCGGAGCGGCGGGGAATTTGAGCTTGCCGTCGGGCCAGCTCATTTCCGAAGACATCAGGAGGAGTTCGCGCTGGCCATCGGCATGGGCGGTCACCGCGAGGTAGAAGAAATTGTAGCGGCTGTAATAGGCGGTAAGACCCGCCATGGTGCGCTCGTCGGTCGCCTTGAAATCGACCACAGTCTCGGCGTCGTAGGAAAAGTGGGTCTGGCGGCGAGCAACCAGCGCCTGTTCGAACCAGGAACCAATGGATTCACGGCCAAACAAACGTAGTTTGCCGCCATCGGTCGAAAAAATTCGTTCGGTTTCCGGCGTGCGCAGCCACTGGAAGTCCTTGTGCAGGCCATTTTCGAAGGTGTAGCGCTGCTCGGCCCAGTAGGGAGCGTCGTCGCGGGTGCCGGGCACCTCGACATGAAGGGACGGGACCGGGCCGTTCTTGACGTAAAGCCAATCGTCGTCGGCCCAATAGGCTTCCTGGATCGAAGTTTCGCGACCAAGGACGCAGCGACGTTCCTGCGTGGTCGGGCGGCCGCCCAGATGGACGAGATAGGTCTTGCCGTCCGGCGTTTCGACGAGGTCGCCATGGCCGGCGCGCTGGATGGCGGCGAGCGGCGCGTCCTTGCTGGTCAAAATATGCTTGTCGGGATGGGTCTCGTATTGCCCGTCGAGGGTGCGCGAGCGGGCAAAGGTGCAGGCATGGTCATAGGCCGTGCCGCCTTCGGCGGTGAGGAGGTAATACCAGCCGTTACGCTTATAGATATGCGGGCCTTCGACCAGCTTGAGGTCGGTGCCCTTGTAGATATTGGTGATCGGGCCGACGAGTTTGCAGGCCTCGGGATCGAATTCCTGGATGACGATGCCCGAGAACAGCAGCGGGCGGACGCGGTGGTCCCAGGTCATGTTGACGAACCATTTGCGGCCGTCGTCGTCATGGAACAGCGATGGGTCGAAGCCCGAGGAATTGGTGTAGATCGGGTCCGACCAGGGGCCTTCGATATTTTCGGCCCAGACGATGTAGTTGTGCGCGTCCTTGAACGAGCCGTCCTTGCGCTTGACGTCGGTATAGACCAGCCAGAAGCGCTCGCCGTCATGGGTGAGGTCTGGCGCCCAGACGCCGCAGCTATCCGGATCGCCGCGCATGTCGAGCTGCGTCTTGCGGGTCAGCGGACGGGTGACGAGGTCCCAGTTGGCGAGATCCTTGGAGTGATGGATCTGGACGCCGGGAAACCATTCGAAGGTCGAGGTGGCGATGTAATAATCGTCGCCGACGCGGAGGATGGAGGGGTCCGGGTTGAAACCGGGGAGGATGGGGTTGGTGATTTGTGGCATGAGCGTTGGGCTCCATCGCCCTCTCCCCTTGCGGGAGAGGGTGCCCGAAGGGCGGGTGAGGGGTAGTCTCCACACGCTCAGCGCTCGTGGAGAAATCGCCACCCCTCATCCGTCGGCTACGCCGACACCTTCTCCCGCAAGGGGAGAAGGGAAGAGCGGCTCAATGCTTGTTAGACGTACCGATTAACCAGGTTTTCGAGATATTCCTGGCGACCGGACTTGGGCTGGGGATTGATCCCGTCGGATTCTACGCGGGCTGCGATGTCCGCCAAGCTCAGCTTGCCGCCCAGGATGTCGGCGCCGATGCCGGACTTCCAGCCGGCGTAGCGGTCATCGAGGAGCTTATCGAATTCGCCGTCTTCGATCAGCGCGGCAGCGCCCTTGAGGCCGCGGGCCAGCGTGTCGAGGCCGAGGATGTGGCCATGCAGCAGGTCGGCGGGATCGAGCGACTGGCGGCGCACCTTGGCGTCGAAGTTGAAGCCGCCCTTGCCGAGGCCGCCTTGCTTCAAAATGTAGTAGAAGGCCAGGGCCATTTCGCCCGCATTGTTGGGGAAGTGGTCGGTATCCCAGCCGGACTGGAGGTCATTGCGGTTGGCGTCGACCGAGCCGAGCTGGCCCAGCAACGAGGCGACGGCGAGTTCGTGCTCGAAGCTATGGCCGGCAAGGAAGGCGTGGCCGACTTCGATATTGCACTTTACCTTCTTTTCGAGACCGTACTTCTGCAGGAAGCCGTAGACCGTGGCGACGTCGAAATCGTACTGGTGCTTGGAGGGTTCCTGCGGCTTGGGCTCGATCAGGATCTGGCCGGTGAAGCCGATTTTTTCGGCATGCTCGATCACCAGCGTCAGGAAACGGGCCATCTGGTCCTGTTCCTGGCCGATCTTGGTGTTGAGCAGGGTTTCGTAGCCTTCGCGGCCGCCCCACAGCACGTAGTTTTCGCCGCCCAGTTCATGGGTCAGCTCGAGTACGGTCTTCACCTGGCCGGCGGCATAGGCAAAGACGGCCGGATCGGGATTGGTCGCGGCACCGGCCATGTAGCGGCGGTTGCTGAATAGGTTGGCCGTGCCCCAGAGGAGCTTCTTGCCGGTTTCCTGCATCTTTTGCGCAATGATGTCGCCGATGACGCGGAGGTTCTTGTTGCTCTCTGCCAGCGTTTCGCCTTCGGGCGCCACGTCGACGTCGTGGAAGGCAAAGAAGGGCACGTCGATCAAGTTGAAGAATTCGAAGGCCACTTCGGCCTTAAGCTTGGCGCCTTCAAGACCCTTGTCGAACCAGGGACGATCGAAGGTACGGCCGCCGAACGGGTCGCCGCCTTCCTGCGCCAGCGTGTGCCAATAGGCGATGGCGGGGCGAATATGGTCTTCCATGCGCTTGCCGGCGACCAGTTCGTCCTTGTTGTAGTGGCGGTAGGCCAGCGCATTCTTGCTGGACGTGCCTTCGAACTTGACCTGTTCCAGGCCCTTGAAAAAATCGCTCACGAACGTGCCTCCTCGATGGCGGGGTAGAGTGCGCGGTAGCGCGCATATTGATCGGAATAGGCGGCCGACAGGGATCGGTCGGGCGCAATGGTGGTCTTGATGGGCGGCATGGTCATGACCTCGGCCGGATCGGCGCCGGTTGCGGCACAAAGGCCGAGCCGCGCCGCGCCCAGCGCACCGCCGAAATCGCCGTCCTCGGGAAGGGCGATTTCCATGTCGAGATTGGTGGCCAGCATTTTGAGCCACAGGGCGGATTTCGATCCGCCGCCGACGGCCAGGAGGCGATCGATCCTGGTGCCGGCATCGGCAAGCACGCGCTGGCAATCGCGCATGGCAAAGGTCACGCCTTCCATGACGGCCTGGGCCAGCTGCGCGGTTTCGGTCGATTGGCTGAGGCCGGTAAAGGAGCCGCGCGCGCCGGCATTGTTATGCGGCGTGCGTTCACCCGAAAGGTAGGGCAGGAAGATGGTCTCGCCCGGGCCCTTGAACTGCGCCTCGGCCTCGGCCGAAAGCTCGGCCTGCTTCTTGCCGGTGATGCGGCTCAGCCAATTCAGCGAATCGGTCGCAGAGAGGATGACGCCCATCTGGTGCCAGGTATTGGGGATGGCGTGGCAGAAAGCGTGGACGGCGCCTTCGGTATTGGGGCTGAAGCGGTCGTTGGAGACAAACAGCACGCCGGAGGTGCCCAGCGACACAAAGCCTTCGCCGGGGCGAATGGCGCCGATGCCGCAAGCGGCCGCGGCATTGTCGCCGGCACCGCCTGCAATCACGACCTTGCCCATGCCCCAGCGCGCGGCGAGTTCGGGCTTGAGCTCGGCGGCAATGGCGGAGCCTTCCACGAGGCGCGGCATGTGGGCCCGGGTAAGCCCGGTGACCCCAAGTAGCTCGTCGGACCAGTCGCGCTTCGCCACATCGAGCCAGAGCGTGCCGGCAGCATCCGACATGTCTTCGACGGCCTCGCCGCTCAGCAGCAGGCGCACATAGGCCTTGGGGAGCAGGACACGCTTGAGCTGGCGGTAGATGTCGGGCTCGTGCTTGCGGACCCAGGCGATTTTTGGCGCGGTGAAGCCGGGCATTGCGATGTTGCCAGCGAGGTCGCGCAGGCTGGGGAGTTCCGCTTCCATTTCGAGGCATTCGGCGGCGGAGCGTCCGTCGTTCCACAAAATAGCCGGGCGCAAGACCTGGTCGTTGTCGCCGAGCAGCGTTGCGCCATGCATGTGGCCGGAAAGGCCGATACCCTTGACGGCAGCGAGTTCTGCCGGATGCTTGGCCTTGAGCGCGTCGATGGCGCCGAGCGTGGCGGTCCACCAGTCCTGCGGGTTCTGTTCGGACCAGCCGGGATGCGGGCGAACGGGCTCGACGGCAGGGGCGGAGGCGTCGCCGATGGGCTTGCCTGCCTCGTCGATCAGCAGCGCCTTGACGCCGGACGTGCCGATATCAATGCCGAGAAATGTCATGAGGCACGTACCTCAAGAACCTTCAACACAAACATCGATCATCCTCCCTCGGCCTTTTGGCCGCGCCGCTTTTCGCATGGCTGGCCCATCGCGACGCTCAGGGCGTTCGCAGCTCAGAACAGTCCACCGGACTGTTCTGCCCTAATGGGCCGCTCCTCATTAACGCAGATTGTCGCGCAGGAAAATCCCAATTTCAATGGGGTTTGTTTCGGTGCTGCGGCTGGTGCCGAGGGCCAGGGCGCGGGCGGCGCTGATAGCCTCGCGAATTTCGCCATCGGGGTTTTGATCCAGCACGACATCGATGGCGCCACTGCGGAGGCCGCCGCGCGTTGGGGCGGTCAATTCGTGCGCGATGACGCGAAGATGGCCTGTGCGCCCGGAGCGCTCCAGCGCTTCGACGAGACCGGCATTGCCGGCACCGAGATTGTAGAGGCCGGCAAGATCCGGGTGCTGGTCGAGCAGGCTGGTGACGATGTCGCCGGTTTCGGCGCGCTCGTCGTGTCCTTCGGCCAGGCCGATGATCTCGACACTTTCGAATTCGGCGGCGAGCGCCGATTTGAAGCCTTCGAGCCGCTCGGCATGGTCGCGCAGGTGGAGCGAGCCGGCGACGACCGCGACCTTGCCGCCACCCGGTAGAAAGCGACCGAGAAGGGAGGCTGCGGTGCGGCCGGCTGCGACATTGTCGATGCCGATGAAATTGCGCCGGGCGGAGCCGGGGAGGTCCGAGACCAGGGTCATCACCGCAATGCCGCGGCGATGGGCAGCGTCGACGGCGGCGATGATTTCGGGCTCTTCGCTGGCTACGATCACCGCGCAGTCGCAGGCGCGTGGATCGAGGGCATCGAGGCTTTGGGCGAGGGCCAGGGCATCAAGCGCCCGCATGCGGCGGGTTTCGAGATGCATGCGATCGGCGAGGGCAGGGCCGAAGCGGCGGTCGACGGCAGCGGCGAGGCTGTCCATGAATTCGTTGGAGCCATCGGGGATAAAGAAGATGACGTGGAGATCGCGGGCGCGTGCCATCAGCGACGCATTGAGGTCGCGCGAAAAGCCGAGCTTGCTTATGGCGTCTTCGACCTTTTCCGCCGTTGCGGCGCGCACGCCGGGGCGGCCATTGAGCACCCGGTCGACCGTTGCCAGCGATACGCCGGCGGCTCGCGCAACATCGTGCACGGTGGCCCGGCGCCTTAAGCTTTCTTCGGTCAACCCAGAACCCTCACCATCCTTCGCAAAGACTTGCGGGCGTTGCGCCCCACCGTCAAGTGCGCCGTTGCGAGCGGCGCATGATCGGGCTAGACCTCACGCCGCAATTGGGAGGGAAGAACATGGCTGTTACGGTTTCCGAATTCGGCACGTTCCGGGGCCAGCGGGTCGATCAGTTCCGGCTGGTGAGCGACACCGGGGTCGAGGTCGACATCATCTCCTATGGCGTCGTGGTGCGCGACTGGCGGGTGCCGGTGGCCGGCGGAACGCGCAGCGTGGTCCTCGGCTTCGAAACCTTCGAGCCCTATCCCGAGCATTCGCCGCATTTCGGCTCGATTGCCGGGCGCGTCGCCAATCGCATCAAGGATGCAAGCTTCACGCTCGACGGCGTCAAGCACGAGCTGGTTGCCAATGAGGGATCGCTGACACTGCATGGTGGGCCGGAGGGCTTGGGCCGGCAGGTGTGGAACGGGCAGGTCGATAGCGCCAACAACGCAGTGCGCTTTACCCACCATTCCCCGCATGGCGCCATGGGCTTTCCGGGGAGCGTCAATTTTTCGGCGACCTATACGCTCAAGGGAGACCGCTTGCGGCTCGAGCTCGATGCCACGACCGACCGGCCGACCCCGCTCAGCGTCGTGCAGCACCAGTATTTCAACCTCGGCACGACCGAAACGGTGCTCGATCACACGATCCAGGTGAACTCCTCGGCCTATACCGAAGTCGGCCCGGACCTATGCCCGACCGGCGCAATCCTCCCCTCGCGCGGCACGATCTATGACCTGCGCCAAGGGCGCACCATGCGCGACGCGACGGGGCAGGGCGTGGACTACGATATAGGCATGATGCTCGACAGCGGCCGCAACAAGGCCGAACCGATTGCGACCGTGGTATCGCCCGAGGGCGACCTCACTTTGAAGCTGTGGAGCGACCGTCCGGCAGTCCAGGTCTATAATGGCGTCTGGACCGACGTTGCGGTGCCGGGACTTGGCGGCAAGCGCTATGGCAAGTCGTCCGGCTTCTGCCTCGAGGACCAGATGCTGAGCGATGCGCTGCACAATCCGCATTTCCCCAACATCATCTATTCGCCCGAGCGTCCCTATTCGCATTGGAGCGAGTTCGAGATCGCGTGAGCTGCGCGGAGAGGGAATTTCAAGCGACGCCGGAGTGGAGCATGGACAAGACAGAGCGTCTTTTTTCCATCATGGACGCCCTCCGGCGCCATCGTCGGCCGATCACCGCGGCCGCGCTTGCCGAAGAGCAGAAAGTGTCGGTGCGTACGCTTTACCGCGACATCCAGACGCTGATCGGGCTGGGCGCGCCGATCGATGGCGAAGCGGGCGTCGGCTATATGCTGAAGCCCGGTTTTTTCCTGCCGCCGCTGATGTTCAGCACGGAAGAACTCGAGGCGCTGGTGCTGGGCGCACGCTGGGTCGAGACGCAGCCGGACGATGATCTTGGCGCTGCGGCGCGCAATGCCTTGGCCAAGATCGCCACCGCCTCGCCGGACGATCTGCGTGACCGGATCAGCGACACGGCGCTCTGGCCGATGGCGGTGTGGGGGCGGAGCAAGCGGCCTATTCCGGTTTTGGGCGACATTCGCCGCGCCATGCGTCAGGAGCGGGCGGTGCGGATCGATTACGAGGACGAGCAGGGCCGCTCGACGACCCGGATCATCTGGCCGGTGGGGCTGGCCTTTTATGAGGGCAAGCAGACGATTGCCGCCTTCTGCCTGTTGCGGCAGGCGTTCCGCAGTTTCCGGACCGACCGCATCGGGCAGCTGGTGATCACCGAAGATCGCTATGGCAAGCGCCGTGCGGTGCTGGAGCGGGAATGGCGCGACAGCTGGCGCCATGAGGCGCAGGCGGCCGAGCTTTAGGTTTCACGTGAATCAGGAATTCGGATTCACGTGAAACAGTTATCCACAGGCTAGAGGCCGAGGATTGCGTTTAGGTCGCTAGGATCGATGACGCCCGCGGTGAAGCCGAGCAGGGCGACAAGATGCACTGCAACGATGACGAGGGTGACGCCGACGAAGCTTTCCTTGCGTGTCTTGTGGCGGAAGATTGCTTGGCCGAGCACGCCGCCGATGATGCCGAAGAACAGGTCGACACTGTGCAATCGCTTTTCGGCCGTACGCCAGCTGCCGCTTTCCGCGAAGCGCTTGTCGCTGGCGTAGTTGAGGAAGGAGAGAACACCCATCACTGCGTAGGCGAGGCCAATCGCGAGGGGCAGGCGGTCGTAAGTCAGCGCGGTGGCCAGCAGGGTCATCAGCAAGAAAGCCACAGCGAAGCGCCAATCGAGCCTTTGGGCTTTCGGCGGCAGTCCGCGTTGGTTGACCTCGCGTGTGGCGCGCGGATTGGCGCCGGCAATGCTCACCGAACGTGCCTGCGGTCGTCCATCCTTGCCCCTGGCCGAAACGAAACTGACGCGATCCCCTTTGCGCGGGCGGTTGGCGATGCGACCGATATCGGAGATGTGGACGAAATATCGGGTATTATCTTCTGCGACGATGAAGCCGAAACCGCGTTCATCATTCCATTGCACCAGTTCGCCGCTTAGCTTCATCATGCCCCTCGCCGAGGCGAAAATAGCGGGTGTGCGCTTAAAAAGTGCTGAGCGAAATGGCTAGAAAATAGACTGACGCAGCGGCAGCTTGATGGGCGCTGCAAGGCCACGCTCAAGATCGGCCCAGAAGCCCTGGCGTAGGATTTCGGGAAAGACATGGCCCTGTGGCAAAGCCTCGCGCGCGAACCAGCCTGCTTCGACGATGCTTTCATTTGTCGCGGGATTGTTGCCGGTGTCGATCTCGCCGGACAGGTAGTCGGCAAGAAACCAGAACTGTACGATACGGCCGGTGTTGTCGATGAGTTCATCGATATATGCGAGGGTATGGGCGCGGACGCTGATGCCGGTTTCCTCCCAGGCCTCACGCTCGGCCGCCTGATGCAGCTCTTCGCTGCCCTCGACACCGCCGCCCGGCCCAGACCAGAAATCATGCTTGCCCGGCCGAAAGTGGCGGACGAGAAGAATGTGGCCGTCGCGCAGGGCCAGCACACCGGCGGAGATGCGGTGCTTCATGCCGAGCCGAAGTTGAGGCGATAGCTCAGCGCCTCGGCAATGTGGGGGCGGGCGACTTTTTCGGAGGCCGCGAGATCGGCCAGGGTCCGGGCGACCTTGAGGACGCGATGATAGGCGCGGGCGGAGAGGTTGAAGCGTTCGGCGGCCTGGAGCAGCAGGCTCTGGCTTTCCCGATCGGGCTCGACCATGCGCTCGATCAGGGCGGACGAGGCCGCAGCGTTGGTAAGGATATCGGGGTGACCGGCGGCTTCGTAGCGTTGCCGCTGGCGCTCCCGCGCGGCGGCGACGCGGCTGGCCACGGTGGCGGAGGGCTCGGGCGTAGTGCCAGCCACGATCATGTCGGTGGCGGAGACCGCAGGCACGTCGATGCGGATATCGATGCGATCAAGGAAGGGCCCCGAAATACGCGCCTGGTAGTCTGCGGAACAGGCCGCGCCGCGCTTGCAGGTGTGGCCCGGCGTTCCTGCCATGCCGCATTTGCACGGGTTCATCGCTGCGATCAGCTGGAAGCGGCTGGGATAGGAGACGCGGGCATTGGCGCGCGCAATGACTGTTTCGCCGCTTTCCAGCGGCTGGCGCAGGCTGTCGAGCACGCTGGTGCTGAACACACCAAAGTTCTGCATCGCACCCCTCATAAGCTCTTGAAATCATTGGCTAAAATTTTGACCAATTTTTGCTGACTCAAAGTTGTACCTCTGGAGAAAGCAAAGTTCTGCATCGGGGAACCGCGCAAATGTGGTTAACGCAACCTTACCACGGGCGCTTGGGTCGACCTAGAGGTATTGGGTGGTGCTGCACCTCTTGTCCGTGCGTTTGCGAAACCAGGCCGCCGTCTTTATCGCATCGAATCGGAGGCCGAGCTCCTAAAGGACCGATCGGTTGAGCCGCTATCAGCGGGCGAAACGGCCATTCGCTGTCTTTGCAGGCGAAGTGGCCTCTACGATCTTCTGCTTGTGGTCGCACTTGGGGAAGGCGCTGCAGCTGAGGAATGGACCATATTTGCCGTTCCGGACCTTCATGACGCCCTGATGGCATTTTGGGCAGGGAATGGCGGCTTCGCCATCGATCGCCTCGACGGGAATCTTGTCCATCTTCTGCAGTTCGTTGACGAAGCTCGAAGGCTTGTCGAGGGTCGTGTAGATGCGGATGTCGCGGCTTGCCCTGGTCAATGCCACG includes:
- a CDS encoding DUF2189 domain-containing protein; the protein is MARMHIMAGVGDKLDMPAIRTISTNDLSDVLRRGAADFWAKPSHYILLILIYPIIGIVLTVWMEGFHTWPLLYPLVGGFALLGPIAALPLYEISRRREMGEDTSWSEALSVFRSPAIGSILAVGAMLLVLFTLWLTGAQALYESLFGASTPRTLTGLLTQVTSEPGGLTLLAAGSALGALFALVVLCTTVIAFPLLLDRDVGAYVAIETSMRAVMHNPVPMLAWGLIVGAGLFLGSLPLFVGLAVVLPIFGHATWHLYRKLVEPASVIRTASN
- the xylA gene encoding xylose isomerase, encoding MSDFFKGLEQVKFEGTSSKNALAYRHYNKDELVAGKRMEDHIRPAIAYWHTLAQEGGDPFGGRTFDRPWFDKGLEGAKLKAEVAFEFFNLIDVPFFAFHDVDVAPEGETLAESNKNLRVIGDIIAQKMQETGKKLLWGTANLFSNRRYMAGAATNPDPAVFAYAAGQVKTVLELTHELGGENYVLWGGREGYETLLNTKIGQEQDQMARFLTLVIEHAEKIGFTGQILIEPKPQEPSKHQYDFDVATVYGFLQKYGLEKKVKCNIEVGHAFLAGHSFEHELAVASLLGQLGSVDANRNDLQSGWDTDHFPNNAGEMALAFYYILKQGGLGKGGFNFDAKVRRQSLDPADLLHGHILGLDTLARGLKGAAALIEDGEFDKLLDDRYAGWKSGIGADILGGKLSLADIAARVESDGINPQPKSGRQEYLENLVNRYV
- a CDS encoding glycoside hydrolase family 43 protein; this encodes MPQITNPILPGFNPDPSILRVGDDYYIATSTFEWFPGVQIHHSKDLANWDLVTRPLTRKTQLDMRGDPDSCGVWAPDLTHDGERFWLVYTDVKRKDGSFKDAHNYIVWAENIEGPWSDPIYTNSSGFDPSLFHDDDGRKWFVNMTWDHRVRPLLFSGIVIQEFDPEACKLVGPITNIYKGTDLKLVEGPHIYKRNGWYYLLTAEGGTAYDHACTFARSRTLDGQYETHPDKHILTSKDAPLAAIQRAGHGDLVETPDGKTYLVHLGGRPTTQERRCVLGRETSIQEAYWADDDWLYVKNGPVPSLHVEVPGTRDDAPYWAEQRYTFENGLHKDFQWLRTPETERIFSTDGGKLRLFGRESIGSWFEQALVARRQTHFSYDAETVVDFKATDERTMAGLTAYYSRYNFFYLAVTAHADGQRELLLMSSEMSWPDGKLKFPAAPVHIPNEGKVKLALTIRGRALQFFYALEGQELQPIGPVFDASILSDECGGHQAHGSFTGAFVGVAAHDLNGTASPADFDYFIYRPQHDASDRYEVEELVAGRGYSA
- the mutS gene encoding DNA mismatch repair protein MutS, with translation MDQTPIDTAQPQGLTPMMAQYFEIKAVNPGYLLFYRMGDFYELFFEDAEVASAALGIVLTKRGTHLGQPIGMCGVPIHAANDYLNKLIKLGHRVAICEQMEDPAEAKKRGSKSVVKRDVVRLVTPGTLTEDDHLDARSSNYLAALSMVRHGETDFALAWADISTGETFVADLTAAELADEMARIDPAELLLTDATRALLTERHLYPPAWLPIATIIETVDSEVAMPLLRQAFAADLFDPTSLSRASRAALGALVGYVGESQKGRRAPLRPPVTEATGTTMAIDAATRSSLEILQTQRGQSKGSLRHAIDLTVTAPGARLLASRLAAPLRDSKAINRRLDAVSRLVDDTLLRARLRTDLKAAPDLARALSRLALERGGPRDLACAGEAIAAALDLAEQLGRQPDLPENLQKLTATLAAAPRDLATELAAALDDDLPLLSRDGGFVRPAYDGRLDEERALGSETRAVVAALQARLMDETDMRSLKIKHNGVLGFFVEVPAAHGAKLLEAPFRETFIHRQTLANCMRFTTTELAELEGRIAQAHGAALDIELSIFTRLREAVLAQTLGLQALADALAELDVTAALAEVSATRAYCRPQVDDSLAFAIMGGRHPVVELMVKTEGQSFVANHADLSGSEGEGGGSLWLVTGPNMGGKSTFLRQNALIAILAQMGCYVPAESAHIGVVDRLFSRVGASDDIAHGRSTFMVEMVETAAILNRATRRSLVVLDEIGRGTATFDGLSIAWAAVEALHETTGCRALFATHFHELTSLAKTLSRVSNVTMKVREWEGEVVFLHEVGPGAADRSYGIQVARLAGLPDPVIARAKQVLDVLEQRSVGTASSKDKASVLDDLPLFAHRPAPAEKAKDVVHEALDTIRPDEMTPREAIEALYHLKKIRDDARRN